One window from the genome of Amycolatopsis sp. NBC_01480 encodes:
- a CDS encoding DUF2891 domain-containing protein has product MTSRRAAQLLSRAGEFSAVALRTVQQEFPNDIRSTMRFPGDFPNRPTDLHPAFYGCLDWHSCVQMHWLLIRLLRTVPAAIPADDIRAVLRRHLTASALATEAETFRTRPPRTRPYGWGWALTLHHEIMTWDDPDAHQWSANLAPLSAAVSEAFLRWLPKQTYPVRSGVHDNSAFGLSRALPYARTLAGADSDNSALLSAIENAAHRWFSTDSNYPAAWEPSGADFLSPALTEAELQAGLLAPQEFPRWFARFLPDLATARPATLFTPATASDDTDGQLAHLRGLNLSRAWCWLRLAAQLPPDDPRASLMRSAAERHAEPELAHVSGGDYMVEHWLACYAVLYLTA; this is encoded by the coding sequence ATGACATCCCGGCGCGCGGCCCAGTTACTCTCCCGAGCCGGCGAGTTCAGCGCGGTCGCGCTGCGCACCGTCCAGCAGGAGTTCCCCAACGACATCCGCAGCACCATGCGGTTCCCCGGCGATTTCCCGAACCGTCCCACCGATCTGCACCCGGCCTTCTACGGTTGCCTGGACTGGCATTCCTGCGTGCAGATGCACTGGCTGCTGATCCGGCTGCTGCGCACCGTGCCGGCCGCGATCCCCGCCGACGACATCCGGGCCGTTCTGCGCCGGCACCTCACCGCCTCGGCGCTGGCCACCGAGGCGGAGACGTTCCGGACCAGACCACCGAGGACCCGCCCCTACGGCTGGGGCTGGGCCCTCACCCTGCATCACGAAATCATGACCTGGGACGACCCCGACGCACACCAGTGGTCGGCGAACCTCGCCCCGCTGTCCGCAGCGGTCTCCGAGGCGTTTCTGCGCTGGCTGCCGAAGCAGACCTACCCGGTTCGCAGCGGTGTGCATGACAACAGCGCTTTCGGACTGTCTCGGGCACTGCCTTACGCACGGACTCTTGCTGGCGCCGACTCTGACAACAGCGCACTGCTGTCAGCGATCGAAAACGCGGCGCACCGCTGGTTCAGCACCGACTCGAACTACCCGGCCGCCTGGGAACCCTCCGGCGCGGACTTCCTCTCCCCCGCCCTCACCGAAGCCGAACTCCAGGCCGGTTTGCTGGCCCCACAAGAGTTCCCAAGGTGGTTCGCCCGCTTCCTGCCCGACCTCGCCACCGCCCGGCCCGCCACCTTGTTCACCCCAGCCACCGCCTCGGACGACACCGACGGCCAGCTCGCCCACCTGCGAGGCCTCAACCTCAGCCGGGCGTGGTGCTGGCTGCGCCTGGCCGCCCAGCTCCCACCCGACGACCCCAGAGCTTCCCTGATGCGCTCCGCCGCCGAGCGACACGCCGAACCGGAACTGGCCCACGTCAGCGGCGGCGACTACATGGTCGAGCACTGGCTCGCTTGTTACGCCGTGTTGTACCTGACGGCTTGA
- a CDS encoding DUF222 domain-containing protein has product MWQLSGEELTTELFAAEQTLCRGYARMLEVVGEVDHRGVAVDKGFRSTAVMLVRALRVSQKEARARVTQATTALPALRTALTAGDLNREHAAEITHALTQAPDSVTSDDLADTEIALVALARQAPPFTVRKVAQRIQSYWDFDGVDPDKREQDLARPRREFRYTRTRDGRMRYSGELDAEMADLTEQLFTVLAKPAPADPFGNPDPRTRSQRQGDAIAAVLDLAARAPDVPVKAGERAVATITVSLDDLERRAGTVIPDGHTPMTVSQLRRLCCDAKVLPAVLNGAGEVLDLGRAVRTATPAQRRALAVRDKGCTAPWCTKGPKWTTPHHIEFWTNLRGGPGGRTDIGNLALMCETDHHVVHHGGWDIRLRNGIVEWIPPAWLDPQRRPLHNTAHAPPSAQAA; this is encoded by the coding sequence GTGTGGCAGCTTTCCGGCGAGGAGCTGACAACTGAACTTTTCGCCGCAGAGCAGACGTTGTGCCGCGGGTACGCGCGGATGCTGGAGGTGGTCGGCGAGGTCGACCACCGCGGTGTGGCTGTGGACAAGGGTTTCCGCAGCACCGCGGTCATGCTCGTGCGGGCCTTACGGGTCTCACAAAAGGAAGCCCGAGCCCGCGTCACCCAAGCAACCACAGCGCTACCAGCGCTACGGACCGCCCTCACCGCCGGTGACCTCAACCGCGAACACGCCGCCGAGATCACACACGCCCTCACCCAAGCCCCCGACTCGGTCACCTCCGATGACCTGGCCGACACTGAGATCGCCCTGGTGGCGTTGGCCCGCCAGGCCCCGCCCTTCACCGTCCGGAAAGTAGCCCAGCGGATCCAGTCCTATTGGGACTTCGATGGCGTCGACCCCGACAAACGCGAACAAGACCTGGCCCGCCCCCGCCGCGAGTTCCGCTACACCCGCACCCGGGATGGCCGCATGAGGTACAGCGGTGAACTCGACGCCGAAATGGCGGACCTGACCGAACAGCTCTTCACCGTCCTGGCCAAACCCGCCCCTGCTGACCCGTTCGGCAACCCCGACCCCCGCACCCGCTCCCAGCGCCAGGGCGACGCTATCGCCGCCGTGCTGGATCTCGCCGCCCGTGCTCCTGATGTGCCGGTGAAGGCCGGTGAACGAGCCGTCGCCACCATCACCGTCAGCTTGGACGATCTCGAACGCCGCGCCGGAACTGTCATCCCCGACGGTCACACCCCGATGACCGTGTCCCAGCTACGCCGCCTGTGCTGCGATGCGAAGGTCCTGCCGGCTGTTCTCAACGGTGCCGGTGAGGTGCTGGATCTGGGCCGCGCGGTCCGCACCGCCACCCCCGCCCAGCGACGAGCGTTGGCTGTGCGAGATAAGGGCTGCACCGCACCGTGGTGCACGAAGGGGCCAAAGTGGACGACCCCGCATCACATCGAGTTCTGGACCAATCTCCGCGGTGGCCCTGGCGGCCGGACCGATATCGGGAATCTGGCGTTGATGTGTGAAACCGACCATCACGTCGTTCACCACGGAGGCTGGGACATCCGACTCCGCAACGGAATCGTCGAATGGATCCCGCCCGCCTGGCTCGACCCGCAACGAAGACCCCTCCACAACACCGCCCACGCCCCACCCAGCGCTCAGGCCGCGTGA
- a CDS encoding LacI family DNA-binding transcriptional regulator produces the protein MADVAKEAGVSGQTVSRVANGRSNVDEATRERVLTAMRRVGYRPNSAARALRNGRFHSIGVIISALPTFGNSRTLDAIAAAVVAEGFSIILLPVTRPTQGEVTGAFSKLNEQAVDGVVILIEQHQLDESEIELPHGLPVVVIDSSARHDYPVVDTDQAHGAAAATRHLLDLGHDTVWHIAGPPQSYAAERRRRAWQSTLDQAGRAVPPPLTGDWSPESGYQAGKRLAADPSVTAVFAANDQMALGVLRALHEAGRSVPGEVSVVGFDDMDESACFWPPLTTIRQSFEAVGRHAVTALLSEITAGEQGGEPVMVPTELVVRASTAPPPGACHQDVIAPG, from the coding sequence ATGGCCGACGTCGCCAAGGAGGCGGGCGTCTCGGGCCAGACGGTCTCGCGGGTCGCGAACGGACGGTCCAATGTGGACGAGGCCACGCGCGAGCGGGTGCTCACCGCGATGCGCCGCGTCGGCTACCGGCCCAACAGCGCCGCCCGCGCCCTGCGCAACGGCCGCTTCCACAGCATCGGCGTGATCATCTCGGCCCTGCCGACGTTCGGGAACAGCCGCACGCTGGACGCCATCGCGGCCGCGGTCGTCGCCGAGGGCTTCTCGATCATCCTGCTGCCGGTGACGCGGCCGACCCAGGGCGAGGTCACCGGCGCGTTCAGCAAGCTCAACGAGCAGGCCGTCGACGGCGTGGTGATCCTGATCGAGCAGCACCAGCTCGACGAGAGCGAGATCGAGCTGCCGCACGGGCTCCCGGTGGTGGTGATCGACTCCAGCGCCCGCCACGACTACCCGGTGGTCGACACCGACCAGGCCCACGGCGCGGCCGCGGCCACCCGGCACCTGCTCGACCTCGGCCACGACACGGTGTGGCACATCGCGGGCCCGCCCCAGTCCTACGCCGCCGAGCGCCGCCGCAGGGCCTGGCAGTCCACCCTGGACCAGGCCGGCCGCGCGGTGCCGCCGCCGCTGACCGGCGACTGGTCCCCGGAATCGGGCTACCAGGCCGGAAAGCGGCTCGCCGCCGACCCGTCCGTGACCGCGGTGTTCGCGGCGAACGACCAGATGGCGCTGGGCGTGCTGCGCGCGCTGCACGAGGCCGGCCGGAGCGTGCCGGGCGAGGTGAGCGTGGTCGGGTTCGACGACATGGACGAGTCGGCCTGCTTCTGGCCCCCGCTCACGACGATCCGCCAGTCGTTCGAAGCGGTCGGCCGCCACGCCGTGACGGCCCTGCTCTCGGAGATCACCGCCGGCGAGCAGGGCGGCGAGCCGGTGATGGTGCCGACGGAGCTGGTGGTCCGCGCCAGCACCGCGCCGCCGCCGGGCGCGTGTCATCAGGATGTCATCGCCCCCGGCTAG
- a CDS encoding GNAT family N-acetyltransferase → MRLRDIRPGDRRGLIGFDRDPAGSSDTPGGYRHWATHRADVAGSGDDRHLAIETLHGTLVGSIWLQADPASGRFSYGIGIGAQHRRCGYAGDAITTLLAFMFEQRGYRECEVSVHGRNFASLALHARLGFHEEGRPRDTELLRGQVRYPVLMAITAGHFAAHHPGFIAAHGPARPWRGRHWRTPRRGRHWRAGHHS, encoded by the coding sequence GTGCGGTTGCGCGACATCCGCCCCGGGGACCGTCGCGGCCTGATCGGGTTCGACCGGGATCCGGCCGGCTCCTCGGACACGCCGGGCGGCTACCGGCACTGGGCCACCCACCGCGCCGACGTGGCCGGCTCCGGCGACGACCGTCACCTGGCGATCGAGACCCTGCACGGCACCCTGGTCGGCTCGATCTGGCTCCAGGCCGACCCCGCTTCGGGCCGCTTCAGCTACGGCATCGGGATCGGCGCGCAGCACCGCCGCTGCGGCTACGCGGGCGACGCCATCACCACCCTGCTCGCGTTCATGTTCGAACAGCGCGGCTACCGCGAGTGCGAGGTCAGCGTGCACGGCCGCAATTTCGCCTCGCTGGCCCTGCACGCCCGGCTCGGCTTCCACGAGGAGGGCCGTCCGCGCGACACCGAGCTGCTGCGCGGGCAGGTCCGGTACCCCGTGCTGATGGCGATCACCGCCGGTCACTTCGCCGCGCACCACCCGGGCTTCATCGCCGCTCACGGCCCGGCGCGGCCGTGGCGAGGACGGCACTGGCGCACGCCGCGGCGCGGGCGTCACTGGCGCGCCGGCCACCACTCCTGA
- a CDS encoding glycosyltransferase 87 family protein gives MIDNDVAARPKPRRALLIAVAAVVVLGGLAVRTAFFSYASGDYRAFVSQWYEFIKQNGGFSALKYNFANYNTPYLYLLAILTHIPVPTLYGVKAISVLFDLVLAFFTYRIVALRYPGTWWPLLAGAIVLYLPTVVLNSAAWAQVDSAYSAFGVGGVYFVLRKRPWLACVFFGLAFAFKLQAVFFFPALLLFVLRKRVPWPALLLIPAVYLVLDVPALIVGANFGDLLKIYLSQSDTYDQLTLNAPNVYQYFGSVTSSSALRLGGIVVTGLILLALMIPVVVRKSELTPARIVLVSAISVTLVPYFLPAMHERYFYPADALSVIAAFYLPRRLWAFPILEQFASGFAYAPYLLNSRQGGPGGGFPGGPGGRRGSGFPGFPGGTGGRRGSFPGGTGAGGTRPGGTGAVGTGPGGTGAGGTTEPPGVNDPGHLLQRNTGAPQSGQSGQQFRPPGGANGGMTTGTVLVDFWILSTAMLAGLVLAVWAAVQDFRRDPSVASEAAPGPVTDPEPPVAAEAAPEPPTDLASQTAQEATAERESAAEPELAAEPAPERPEGSPE, from the coding sequence TTGATCGACAACGACGTGGCGGCGCGGCCGAAACCCCGGCGCGCCCTCCTGATCGCCGTGGCCGCTGTTGTCGTGCTGGGCGGGCTCGCCGTGCGCACGGCGTTCTTCTCCTACGCCTCGGGCGACTACCGGGCGTTTGTCAGCCAGTGGTACGAGTTCATCAAGCAGAACGGGGGGTTCAGCGCCCTCAAGTACAACTTCGCCAACTACAACACGCCGTACCTGTATCTGCTGGCGATCCTGACGCACATCCCGGTGCCCACGCTGTACGGCGTCAAGGCGATCTCGGTGCTGTTCGATTTGGTGCTGGCGTTTTTCACCTACCGCATCGTCGCGCTGCGGTACCCGGGCACCTGGTGGCCGCTGCTGGCCGGCGCGATCGTGCTGTACCTGCCGACGGTGGTGCTGAACAGCGCGGCCTGGGCACAGGTGGACTCGGCCTACTCGGCGTTCGGCGTGGGCGGCGTTTATTTCGTGCTCCGCAAGCGTCCGTGGCTGGCGTGTGTGTTCTTCGGCCTGGCGTTCGCCTTCAAGCTGCAGGCGGTGTTCTTCTTCCCGGCGCTGCTGCTGTTCGTGCTGCGCAAGCGGGTGCCGTGGCCGGCGCTGCTGCTGATCCCGGCGGTCTACCTGGTCCTGGACGTGCCGGCCCTGATCGTCGGCGCGAACTTCGGCGACCTGCTGAAGATCTACCTGAGCCAGTCCGACACCTATGACCAGCTGACCTTGAACGCGCCGAACGTCTACCAGTACTTCGGCTCGGTCACCAGCTCGTCGGCGCTGCGGCTCGGCGGGATCGTGGTCACCGGCCTGATCCTGCTGGCGCTGATGATCCCGGTGGTGGTCCGCAAGTCCGAGCTGACGCCGGCCCGCATCGTCCTGGTGAGCGCCATCTCGGTCACCCTGGTGCCGTACTTCCTGCCCGCCATGCACGAACGCTACTTCTACCCGGCCGACGCCTTGAGCGTGATCGCCGCCTTCTACCTGCCTAGGCGGCTGTGGGCGTTCCCGATTCTGGAGCAGTTCGCTTCGGGATTTGCTTATGCGCCTTACCTTTTGAACTCCCGCCAGGGCGGGCCTGGTGGTGGTTTTCCCGGCGGCCCTGGCGGACGGCGTGGTTCCGGCTTCCCAGGCTTCCCCGGGGGCACTGGCGGCCGCCGTGGCTCCTTCCCCGGCGGCACTGGCGCGGGCGGCACCCGTCCGGGCGGCACCGGTGCGGTGGGCACCGGTCCGGGTGGTACCGGCGCGGGCGGCACCACGGAACCGCCCGGTGTGAACGACCCGGGCCACCTCCTCCAGCGCAACACCGGCGCTCCCCAGTCCGGCCAGTCCGGCCAGCAGTTCCGCCCACCCGGCGGCGCCAACGGCGGCATGACCACGGGCACCGTCCTGGTCGACTTCTGGATCCTGTCGACGGCGATGCTGGCCGGGCTGGTCCTGGCGGTGTGGGCCGCGGTCCAGGACTTCCGCCGGGACCCTTCGGTGGCCTCGGAAGCTGCGCCGGGACCCGTGACCGACCCGGAACCTCCGGTGGCGGCGGAAGCCGCGCCGGAACCCCCGACCGACCTGGCGTCCCAGACCGCCCAGGAAGCCACGGCCGAGCGAGAATCTGCGGCCGAGCCGGAACTTGCGGCGGAACCCGCGCCGGAACGGCCGGAAGGTTCACCCGAGTAA
- a CDS encoding carbohydrate ABC transporter permease, with protein sequence MTSITAPPARTAKRARPSARRTRRQWRGWLFVAPFMIVFALTFLAPIGYALGLSLFRDQAFFGGTTFVGLDNYAQVLGDAKFWESFLRVLVFLAVQVPVMLLLALVAALAIDSARLHAAGFFRIVVFLPYAVPAVVATLMWGFIYGDRFGLAADLNHLLGRDVVEPLSSGWMLASIGNIVTWEFVGYNMLIFYSALKVIPHELFEAAAIDGAGPLRTIGSIKLPALRGAIVIATIFSIIGSFQLFNEPNILYTLKPNVIGTFYTPNMYAYNLSFGGQQYNYSATVAIVMGAITAVIAYAVQLRGARKGM encoded by the coding sequence ATGACGTCCATAACGGCCCCGCCCGCCCGGACCGCGAAGCGCGCCAGGCCGTCGGCGCGCCGCACGCGGAGGCAGTGGCGCGGGTGGCTCTTCGTCGCCCCGTTCATGATCGTCTTCGCGCTGACGTTCCTGGCGCCGATCGGCTACGCGCTGGGCCTGAGCCTCTTCCGTGACCAGGCGTTTTTCGGCGGCACGACGTTCGTCGGCCTCGACAACTACGCGCAGGTGCTCGGCGACGCCAAGTTCTGGGAGTCGTTCCTGAGGGTGCTGGTGTTCCTCGCGGTGCAGGTGCCGGTGATGCTGCTGCTCGCGCTGGTCGCCGCGCTGGCGATCGACAGCGCGCGGCTGCACGCGGCCGGGTTCTTCCGGATCGTGGTCTTCCTGCCCTACGCCGTGCCCGCCGTGGTGGCCACGCTGATGTGGGGCTTCATCTACGGCGACCGGTTCGGCCTGGCAGCGGACCTGAACCACCTGCTCGGGCGCGACGTGGTGGAGCCGTTGTCGAGCGGCTGGATGCTCGCGTCGATCGGCAACATCGTCACCTGGGAGTTCGTCGGCTACAACATGCTGATCTTCTACTCCGCGCTGAAGGTGATCCCGCACGAGCTGTTCGAGGCGGCGGCGATCGACGGCGCGGGCCCGCTGCGCACCATCGGGAGCATCAAGCTCCCGGCACTGCGGGGCGCGATCGTGATCGCCACGATCTTCTCGATCATCGGCAGCTTCCAGCTGTTCAACGAGCCGAACATCCTGTACACGCTCAAGCCCAACGTGATCGGCACCTTCTACACGCCGAACATGTACGCCTACAACCTTTCCTTCGGCGGCCAGCAGTACAACTACTCCGCCACGGTCGCGATCGTGATGGGCGCGATCACCGCCGTCATCGCCTACGCCGTGCAGCTGCGCGGCGCCCGGAAGGGGATGTGA